A single window of Taeniopygia guttata chromosome 1, bTaeGut7.mat, whole genome shotgun sequence DNA harbors:
- the GPA33 gene encoding cell surface A33 antigen: MSGTAMKGLGLLIFSAILVPAHALIVEAPEKQIRVARGRNATLRCNFKTNSAADRGDLVVWKKINSKVDAVSRYFDGLVQYGEGYDHRIQFIGDVDSGDISITIGAVTMEDNGTYVCSVRLRDDPPRTSALQDLFVLVAPSKPECKILGTPEYGQTINLTCASHEGSPTPRYTWKSFNMQNEPRLLPYTEGQQITLKNISADTSGFYICTATNIVGTEFCNMTVSVVPPSMNIALYAGIIGGVVAAIVVIGIIAYCCCCRKSKDTDYEMTVQEDRNEPSRQMPTRHESIGEDVENA, from the exons ATGAGTGGGACAGCAATGAAAGGACTTGGGCTGCTCATTTTCAGTGCAA TTCTGGTGCCTGCTCACGCCCTCATTGTGGAAGCACCTGAGAAGCAAATCCGAGTGGCAAGAGGAAGAAACGCTACCCTGCgctgtaattttaaaacaaactcaGCTGCTGACAGAGGAGACCTGGTTGTCTGGAAGAAAATCAATAGCAAG GTTGACGCGGTGTCGCGGTACTTCGATGGGCTGGTGCAGTATGGGGAGGGCTACGACCACCGCATCCAGTTCATCGGCGACGTTGACAGCGGGGACATCAGCATCACCATCGGCGCCGTCACCATGGAGGACAACGGCACCTACGTCTGCAGCGTCCGCCTCCGCGACGACCCCCCGCGCACCTCCGCGCTCCAGGACCTCTTCGTCCTCG ttGCACCATCGAAGCCTGAATGCAAGATTCTGGGGACACCAGAATATGGACAAACAATCAACCTGACCTGTGCGTCTCACGAGGGCTCCCCAACACCCAGATACACCTGGAAAAGCTTCAATATGCAAAATGAACCCCGTTTGCTACCATACACAGAAG GGCAACAAATAACTCTGAAGAACATCTCAGCAGACACCTCTGGCTTTTACATCTGCACTGCAACAAATATTGTGGGAACAGAGTTTTGCAACATGACAGTCAGCGTCGTGCCAC CATCCATGAACATAGCTCTGTATGCTGGCATCATTGGGGGAGTTGTTGCTGCCATTGTGGTGATTGGGATCATTGCctattgctgctgctgccggaaAAGCAAGGACACCGACTATGAGATGAC GGTGCAAGAAGACAGAAATGAACCTTCCAGGCAGATGCCAACAAGGCATGAGAGCATAGGGGAGGATGTGGAGAATGCATGA